One Pseudodesulfovibrio cashew DNA window includes the following coding sequences:
- a CDS encoding DHA2 family efflux MFS transporter permease subunit — MSLFKSPEETSPAERWTIAFTVVFGAFMAVMDTSVVNVSMPHMMGSFGTDLSAVTWVATSYSIAEIIMVTMSGWWSALLGRKNFYLASFALFTVGSVLCGTATTFPQMIIYRVIQGIGGGALIPVSQAILRETFPPAQQGIAMALYGMGVVLAPALGPICGGWLTDMWGWPWIFYINVPVCAVGMVLTMKFVHDPPYLRRGIRFVDWLGIGLLTVFLTGMQVVLERGQEEQWFDSTLIRYWTVATLLSLVVLIFWEWRCKEPVVNLRVFKDKNLVLGSVMGLIFGVSLFGTTFVLPQFTQKILGYPAFESGLALAPRAMVLMIFMPVAGWAYQKVGAKPLVMAGITIIVWSYYDLMQLSVQAGFFDLVPPLLIMGVGMPFMFVPLSTVSLCTVDRSLVTDASSIYTLARRVGGNIGYSLVAVLLDRGITSHRTYLADHVSALDPTSQEYLAKLAQALQAKGASALQASQLALGLLEKKLMRQATMLAYNDISFIFGCLFFLLVPMVFYLPGKAQVLALAGKKKSKS, encoded by the coding sequence ATGTCCCTCTTCAAGTCGCCGGAGGAGACCTCTCCTGCGGAGCGGTGGACTATCGCCTTCACCGTGGTCTTCGGGGCCTTCATGGCCGTCATGGACACCAGCGTGGTCAACGTGTCCATGCCGCACATGATGGGCTCCTTCGGCACGGACCTCTCGGCGGTTACCTGGGTTGCCACCAGCTACAGCATCGCCGAAATCATCATGGTCACCATGTCCGGGTGGTGGAGTGCGCTGCTGGGGCGGAAGAATTTCTACTTGGCCTCCTTCGCCCTGTTTACCGTGGGCTCGGTCCTGTGCGGCACGGCCACGACCTTTCCGCAGATGATCATCTATCGCGTGATTCAGGGCATTGGCGGCGGAGCGCTCATTCCGGTCTCTCAGGCCATTCTTCGCGAGACCTTTCCCCCGGCCCAGCAGGGCATCGCCATGGCGCTTTACGGCATGGGGGTGGTCCTGGCCCCCGCTCTGGGGCCCATCTGCGGCGGCTGGCTCACGGACATGTGGGGCTGGCCCTGGATTTTCTACATCAACGTGCCGGTCTGCGCCGTGGGCATGGTCCTGACCATGAAGTTCGTCCATGATCCGCCCTATCTGCGCAGGGGCATCCGCTTCGTGGACTGGCTCGGCATCGGTCTGCTCACCGTGTTCCTGACCGGTATGCAGGTGGTGCTTGAGCGGGGCCAGGAAGAGCAGTGGTTCGACTCTACCCTGATCCGCTACTGGACCGTGGCCACGCTGCTCTCTCTGGTGGTCCTGATTTTCTGGGAATGGCGCTGCAAGGAGCCTGTAGTCAACCTGCGGGTCTTCAAGGACAAGAACCTGGTCCTGGGCTCGGTCATGGGGCTCATCTTCGGCGTGTCCCTGTTCGGCACCACCTTTGTCCTGCCCCAGTTCACGCAGAAGATCCTCGGCTACCCCGCCTTCGAGTCCGGCCTGGCCCTGGCCCCGCGCGCCATGGTCCTGATGATCTTCATGCCCGTGGCCGGCTGGGCCTACCAGAAGGTCGGGGCCAAACCGCTGGTCATGGCGGGCATTACCATCATCGTGTGGTCCTATTATGACCTGATGCAGCTCAGTGTGCAGGCGGGCTTCTTCGACCTGGTTCCCCCGCTGCTGATCATGGGGGTGGGCATGCCGTTCATGTTCGTGCCGTTGAGCACGGTCTCACTGTGCACTGTGGACAGGAGTCTGGTCACGGATGCCTCCAGCATCTACACCCTGGCGCGCCGCGTGGGAGGCAACATCGGCTACAGCCTTGTGGCGGTCCTCCTGGACAGAGGCATCACCAGCCACCGCACCTATCTGGCCGACCATGTCAGCGCATTGGATCCCACCTCTCAGGAATACCTGGCCAAGCTCGCCCAGGCCTTGCAGGCAAAGGGCGCCAGCGCGCTCCAGGCTTCGCAACTGGCCCTCGGCCTGCTGGAAAAGAAATTGATGCGCCAGGCCACCATGCTTGCCTACAACGACATCTCTTTCATCTTCGGCTGCCTGTTTTTCCTGCTGGTACCCATGGTCTTCTATCTCCCCGGCAAGGCTCAGGTCCTCGCGCTGGCGGGAAAGAAAAAAAGTAAATCCTAG
- a CDS encoding TRAP transporter large permease: MDPTTAGIIGIAIMVFLFMTRMPVAFVMMLVGFVGFSLLTSWKGGLNLMSRNIYDAFASYELSTIPLFILMGQIAFNSGISRRLYNTAYHFLGDIRGGLAMATVSACTAFGAVCGSSPATAATMSTVGIPEMKRYGYANSLSAASVASGGGLGMIMPPSVVLIIYGVLTEQSIGALFVSGILPAILLTILFIIGIYLQCKMNPALGPKGGSFTTREKLKSLANLIDTIIIFVLVIGGLFLGWFTPTEAASIGVIGVLALAAVKRQLTWEGFVNSLYETLRTSCMVLVLIAGAVVFGKFLAVTRIPFDIANWVSAFDMPPFAIMGAIILIYFIGGCFMDSLALIMLTIPVFFPVVTGMGYDPIWFGIIIVLVTEMGVITPPVGINVYVVYGMCQKIAPDVTLEEVFKGILPFMLSIIVGIALLFLFPQIILFLPGLMY, translated from the coding sequence ATGGACCCGACTACCGCCGGAATCATCGGCATCGCGATCATGGTCTTCCTCTTCATGACCCGCATGCCCGTGGCCTTCGTCATGATGCTGGTCGGCTTCGTGGGATTCTCCCTGCTGACCTCCTGGAAAGGCGGGCTGAACCTCATGAGCCGCAACATCTACGACGCCTTCGCCTCCTACGAGCTGTCCACCATCCCGCTCTTCATCCTCATGGGCCAGATCGCCTTCAACAGCGGCATCTCGCGGCGGCTCTACAACACGGCCTACCATTTCCTGGGCGACATCCGGGGCGGCCTGGCCATGGCCACGGTCTCGGCCTGCACCGCCTTCGGCGCGGTCTGCGGCTCCAGCCCGGCCACGGCGGCGACCATGTCCACCGTGGGCATCCCGGAGATGAAGCGATACGGCTACGCCAACTCCCTCTCCGCCGCGTCCGTGGCCTCGGGCGGCGGCCTGGGCATGATCATGCCCCCTTCGGTGGTGCTGATCATCTACGGCGTGCTCACCGAACAATCCATCGGCGCGCTCTTCGTCTCCGGCATCCTCCCGGCCATCCTGCTCACGATCCTGTTCATCATCGGCATCTATCTCCAGTGCAAGATGAATCCGGCCCTCGGCCCCAAGGGCGGCTCCTTCACCACCCGGGAAAAGCTCAAATCGCTGGCCAACCTCATTGATACCATCATCATCTTCGTGCTGGTCATCGGCGGCCTGTTCCTGGGCTGGTTCACGCCCACCGAGGCGGCGTCCATCGGCGTCATCGGCGTGCTCGCCCTGGCCGCCGTCAAACGGCAGCTCACCTGGGAAGGATTCGTCAACTCGCTCTACGAGACACTGCGCACCTCCTGCATGGTGCTGGTGCTCATCGCGGGCGCCGTGGTCTTCGGCAAATTCCTGGCCGTGACCCGCATTCCCTTCGACATCGCCAACTGGGTCTCGGCCTTCGACATGCCGCCGTTCGCCATCATGGGGGCCATCATCCTCATCTACTTCATCGGTGGCTGCTTCATGGACTCCCTGGCCCTGATCATGCTGACCATCCCGGTCTTCTTCCCGGTGGTCACGGGCATGGGCTACGACCCTATCTGGTTCGGAATCATAATCGTCCTGGTCACTGAAATGGGCGTGATCACCCCGCCGGTGGGCATCAACGTCTACGTGGTCTACGGCATGTGCCAGAAGATTGCGCCGGACGTAACCCTGGAGGAAGTGTTCAAGGGCATCCTGCCCTTCATGCTCTCGATCATCGTGGGCATCGCACTGCTCTTCCTGTTCCCGCAGATCATCCTGTTCCTGCCGGGGCTGATGTATTAG
- a CDS encoding TRAP transporter small permease, translating to MEATKAALQRKPSLLDRLEGVMRKIAATCLMGMALVTGADVFMRGVFNTPIFGSEEIVSILGIIVVGFALPYAHYQKSHIGVEILVRRLSRRTREALKLLTNSATLALVAIITWRMFLYAQSQAESGEVSMNLELPEYLVIYVLSFGFCAYTLCLLADIIKFFKKREA from the coding sequence ATGGAAGCAACCAAGGCAGCCCTGCAACGGAAGCCATCACTCCTCGACAGACTCGAAGGCGTCATGCGCAAGATCGCGGCCACATGCCTCATGGGCATGGCGCTGGTCACCGGCGCGGACGTGTTCATGCGCGGCGTGTTCAACACGCCCATCTTCGGCAGCGAGGAGATCGTAAGCATCCTCGGCATCATCGTGGTCGGGTTCGCCCTGCCCTACGCCCACTATCAGAAATCCCACATCGGCGTGGAAATACTGGTCCGCCGCCTCTCCAGGCGCACCCGCGAAGCCCTCAAGCTGCTGACCAACTCGGCGACCCTGGCCCTGGTCGCCATCATCACCTGGCGCATGTTCCTCTACGCCCAGAGCCAGGCCGAGTCCGGCGAGGTCTCCATGAACCTGGAGCTGCCCGAGTACCTGGTCATCTACGTCCTCTCCTTCGGGTTCTGCGCCTACACCCTCTGCCTGCTGGCGGACATCATCAAATTCTTCAAGAAGAGAGAGGCGTAG
- a CDS encoding TRAP transporter substrate-binding protein — MKKTLTTLLAVAVLCVALPSLAQAEVTLTYSTFFPPTNHQAKLADEWCKEVEKRTNGEVKVQFYPGQTLTKAPQCYDGVVEGISDVGFSCLAYSRGRFPTMAAVDLPMGYKTAAQATTTANAVYEHFKPAELDDVEVMYFHGHGPGLLFTTDKPVKTLEDMQNLKIRSTGNSAKLVKALGGTPVAKSMSENYQLLQKGVVDGSMHPIESNKSFKLGEVCKFGTDSFDVAYTTVFFIVMNKGKWNSLDAKTQETIREINREWAVKHAQAWDDADVIGRQFLKDQGGEIVSLTPEESAKWVKAAQPVLDSYVQTADEKGLDGKAILEFTRSTLK, encoded by the coding sequence ATGAAAAAAACCCTGACGACGCTTCTGGCGGTAGCCGTGCTCTGCGTGGCCCTGCCCTCCCTGGCCCAGGCCGAGGTCACCCTGACCTACTCCACCTTCTTCCCGCCCACCAACCACCAGGCCAAGCTGGCCGACGAGTGGTGCAAGGAAGTGGAGAAGCGCACCAACGGCGAGGTCAAGGTGCAGTTCTACCCCGGCCAGACCCTGACCAAGGCTCCCCAGTGCTACGACGGCGTCGTGGAAGGCATCTCGGATGTCGGTTTCTCCTGTCTGGCCTATTCGCGCGGCCGCTTCCCGACCATGGCCGCCGTGGACCTGCCCATGGGCTACAAGACCGCGGCACAGGCAACGACGACTGCCAACGCCGTATATGAACATTTCAAGCCCGCCGAGCTGGATGACGTCGAGGTCATGTACTTCCACGGCCACGGTCCCGGCCTGCTCTTCACCACCGACAAGCCGGTCAAGACCCTTGAGGACATGCAGAACCTCAAGATCCGCTCCACCGGCAACTCCGCCAAGCTGGTCAAGGCGTTGGGTGGCACTCCCGTGGCCAAGTCCATGTCCGAGAACTACCAGCTGCTGCAGAAGGGCGTGGTGGACGGCTCCATGCACCCCATCGAGTCCAACAAGTCCTTCAAACTCGGCGAGGTCTGCAAGTTCGGCACAGACTCATTCGACGTGGCCTACACCACGGTCTTCTTCATCGTCATGAACAAGGGTAAATGGAACTCCCTGGACGCCAAGACCCAGGAGACCATCCGCGAGATCAACAGGGAATGGGCTGTGAAACACGCCCAGGCCTGGGATGATGCGGACGTCATCGGCAGACAGTTCCTCAAGGACCAGGGTGGCGAAATAGTCTCCCTGACACCGGAAGAGTCCGCCAAGTGGGTCAAGGCCGCCCAGCCCGTGCTCGACAGCTACGTGCAGACAGCCGACGAGAAGGGACTTGACGGCAAGGCCATTCTCGAGTTCACTCGCTCCACATTGAAATAG
- a CDS encoding TRAP transporter substrate-binding protein yields MKKLSLTLVAFFALSVALTSLAWAEVTLSYSNFFPPTHIHSKLAEQWCKEVEKRTDGKVKINYYPGSTLTKAKQNYDGVVEGISDIGMSCLAYSRGRFPTMAAVDLPMGYASGVQATQVANAVYKKFDPKELSDVQPMYFHAHGPGLLFTTEKPVAVMEDLAGLKIRATGNSAKLIKALGGTPVAKSMSENYQLLQKGVVDGSIHPVESNKGWKLAEVVKFGTESFSVGYTTTFFVVMNKDKWDALDAETQKIISEINDEWALKHGQAWDEADAEGKAYFLEKGGKFIPLSAEESARWAKAAQPVMREYEKNVAEKGIDGKAVVEFIEAEMAK; encoded by the coding sequence ATGAAAAAGCTGTCCCTGACCCTTGTCGCATTTTTCGCCCTGTCCGTGGCGCTGACCTCACTGGCCTGGGCCGAGGTCACCCTGAGCTATTCCAACTTCTTCCCGCCCACCCACATCCACTCCAAACTGGCGGAGCAGTGGTGCAAGGAAGTGGAAAAACGCACCGACGGAAAGGTCAAGATCAATTACTATCCCGGTTCCACCCTGACCAAGGCCAAACAGAACTACGACGGCGTGGTCGAAGGCATCTCCGACATCGGCATGTCCTGCCTGGCCTATTCCCGCGGACGCTTCCCCACCATGGCCGCCGTAGACCTGCCCATGGGCTACGCGTCCGGCGTCCAGGCCACCCAGGTTGCCAACGCGGTCTACAAGAAGTTCGACCCGAAGGAATTGAGCGACGTCCAACCCATGTACTTCCACGCCCACGGCCCCGGCCTGCTCTTCACCACGGAGAAACCCGTGGCCGTCATGGAGGACCTCGCGGGCCTCAAGATTCGCGCCACCGGCAACTCCGCCAAGCTGATCAAGGCCCTGGGCGGCACTCCCGTGGCCAAATCCATGTCCGAGAACTACCAACTGCTGCAGAAAGGCGTTGTTGACGGCTCCATCCACCCGGTGGAATCCAACAAGGGCTGGAAGCTGGCCGAGGTGGTCAAGTTCGGCACCGAATCCTTCTCCGTGGGCTACACCACCACCTTCTTCGTGGTCATGAACAAAGACAAATGGGATGCGCTGGACGCCGAGACCCAGAAGATCATCAGCGAGATCAACGACGAGTGGGCTCTCAAGCACGGTCAGGCCTGGGACGAGGCCGACGCCGAAGGCAAGGCCTATTTCCTGGAAAAGGGCGGGAAGTTCATCCCCCTGTCCGCCGAGGAATCCGCCCGCTGGGCAAAAGCCGCCCAGCCGGTCATGCGTGAATACGAGAAAAACGTCGCCGAAAAGGGCATCGACGGCAAGGCTGTCGTCGAGTTCATCGAGGCCGAAATGGCCAAATAG
- a CDS encoding TetR/AcrR family transcriptional regulator, with product MAKKQQEKSQQTMNELMASAVALFGSKGFAQTSVAEITEHAGYAKGSFYRHWNSKDELFLCIVEQKLKSYREAREAKVKQASNLEEAMNVIWDFLETIVNDRNWSCIFLEFTVYSATSEILRKLMNKSIYRLSNEIFADLVRDHVETDFPPEKIGALNTALFEGYLIQHTLDNDVLTFREIREAAIELALKNGTIKGSGPEDGCPPATS from the coding sequence ATGGCGAAAAAACAGCAGGAAAAGTCCCAGCAGACCATGAACGAACTCATGGCTTCGGCGGTGGCGCTCTTCGGTTCAAAGGGGTTCGCCCAGACGTCCGTGGCGGAAATCACCGAACATGCCGGATACGCCAAGGGCAGCTTCTACCGCCACTGGAACAGCAAGGATGAGCTGTTCCTTTGCATCGTTGAACAGAAACTCAAGTCATACCGAGAGGCCCGCGAGGCCAAGGTGAAGCAGGCCTCCAACCTGGAAGAAGCCATGAACGTCATCTGGGACTTCCTGGAGACCATCGTCAACGACCGCAACTGGTCGTGCATCTTCCTGGAGTTCACGGTCTACTCAGCCACCAGCGAAATCCTTCGCAAGCTGATGAACAAGTCCATCTACCGCCTTTCGAACGAAATCTTCGCCGACCTGGTGCGGGACCACGTGGAAACCGACTTCCCCCCGGAAAAGATCGGCGCCCTGAACACCGCCCTGTTCGAGGGCTATCTCATCCAACACACCCTGGACAACGATGTCCTGACCTTCCGGGAGATACGCGAGGCGGCCATCGAACTCGCCCTGAAGAACGGCACCATCAAAGGCTCCGGGCCGGAGGACGGCTGTCCGCCGGCAACCTCATAA
- a CDS encoding RNA polymerase sigma factor, which translates to MPGTPDDMQIIAEVLGGDADAFKLLLERYESTVARVVGSHVPAENVTEVVHETFIRAYGSLSGYAPVKPFANWLVTIASRSCHDYWRARYRRRESSASDLSEDGQAFLENAMAVESRERFDALVRQTEAQEVLSLLLDQLAPMDRMVVTLTYLEERSVKETAAMLGISVPNVKVRAYRAKRKLKSFLKRHGIQGGLHAS; encoded by the coding sequence ATGCCCGGAACACCGGACGACATGCAGATCATTGCCGAGGTCCTCGGCGGTGACGCGGATGCCTTTAAGCTTTTGCTCGAAAGGTACGAGTCCACTGTGGCCCGCGTGGTGGGGTCCCATGTACCGGCGGAAAACGTGACCGAGGTTGTCCATGAGACGTTCATCAGGGCGTACGGCTCCCTGTCCGGGTATGCCCCGGTCAAGCCGTTCGCCAATTGGCTGGTGACCATCGCGTCCCGGAGTTGTCATGATTATTGGCGGGCGCGTTACCGGAGGCGGGAGTCCTCGGCCAGCGACCTGAGCGAAGACGGGCAGGCGTTTCTGGAGAACGCCATGGCTGTGGAGTCCCGGGAGCGGTTTGACGCGCTGGTGCGGCAGACGGAGGCGCAGGAAGTGCTTTCACTTTTGCTGGATCAGCTCGCCCCCATGGACAGGATGGTCGTCACCCTGACCTATCTGGAAGAAAGGTCAGTGAAGGAGACGGCTGCAATGCTCGGCATCAGCGTGCCCAACGTCAAGGTGCGCGCCTACCGGGCCAAACGCAAACTCAAGAGCTTCTTGAAACGGCACGGCATCCAAGGAGGGCTGCATGCATCGTAA